CAGGGTGAAGCAGCCTCTCCTAAGGGAAAAAGAAAACGAACTCAAAAACCTGGAAAAAGACCTGGAAAAAGAAGAGATGCTTTTTGCAGCCTTCAGGCCCCGAGAAACTGAACATGAGGAAGGGCTTCCCCTCTGGCCTGCAGAAATGCTCCTGCTTGCAGGCAGTATGGGCCTGATTTACGAGTACATAAACGGAGCCCTGCTCCCCGGGCTTGGCATATTTTTCCTCCTTTTTGCTACTTCTGCCATATACTTCCTGAAAGCCAGGAAAAAGCCCTCGAGTCAGCCGTCAAGTCCTCCTGCCGGCGAGGAGCGCCTGAAAGGGACCGAAGCCCGGAAACAAAAAGCACAGGACTCAAAGGAAAAGCTGTCCGGAGAGATTGCTACCCTGAAAGAATACATGAAAATCCAGGCAAAAAAGTGTGGGTTTGAAGACATTCCCGATTCCTCGGTTCGGGAACAGAAAGCCAATGAACTGCAGAGAGTCCTGCTTGATTTGAAAACTGCCGGGGAACTGCGCCAGGGAAAGGACAAGCTCCGGAAGAAGCTGGAGAAGTTAGATGCAGCTTACCAGGAACTTGAAGGTAAGCTGAAGTCTGGAGAGAAAAAGCAGGAAGAGGTTCGCCAGGAATGGAAAGAATGGCTTCTTTCTTCAGGGCTTGACCTGGAACTTTCTCCTGAGCATGTGCTTGAACACCTTTCCACGATCAAAGCCTGCCTGGAAAAGCAAAAAAGCGTTAAAGAGCTGGAAAAACAGGTGCAGATCAGGGTAGCTGCTGTTAAAAAGTACGAAGAAAAAGCCCTTGGCGTTCTGGAAGCCTGCGAAAGACCTGTTTCGGGAATCACACTTGACAGTGAAATAGCAAAGCTCAGGGAGGATGTAAGTTTTGCATATAACCAGGCTGAAAGGATGAGGACCCTTGAACTTGAATCCGAAAGCCTTGAGCACAAAAAAGAAGAGCTCGAAGCCCGACTCCTTGAGGAAAGAACGCAAAGGGACGCCCTCTCCGAAAAGTGGACTCTCTGGCTTGGAGATTACGGGCTTGATCCCTCACTTTCTGTAGAAAGCGTGCTTGAAATCTTCTCGGTAATCAGGACCTGCTTTGATAGGCAGCGGACGATCCGGAGCCTTGAGGAACAGATAGCTTCCGGCAAAACTTCGATAGAAGCCTATGAAGCAAAGGTTGCCGGGGTCCTGCAGGAATGCAGATGTCCGTTTTTCGGGCTTTCTTTCGATACCCAGGTTGAAAAACTTCGTTCGAACCTTGAAGAGGCATCCGAGGAGGCAAGGAAACTGGAGCAGCTGAAAATGAGGTCAAAAGAACTCAAGATCGAAGTTCAGGCAGCCCGGGAAAAGTCTGAAACTGCTGAAAAAGAGCTTGCAGTTCTTCTTGAGTCCGGCTCTGCAGCAACAGAAGAAGAGTTCCGTGAAAATGCACGGCACTGGGCTCAGCGGACCGAGCTAGAAAACAAGGTAAGGGAAGCTGAACAGCAGATCCGAAGGGTTTCCGGGGACGGGGAAAAGTATAAGCTTTTCGTAGAAGAACTTCAAGCCTTAGACCCCCCAAGCCTGGAAGAAAAAAAACGCAGGCTGGAGGAATGCCTGGAAACCCTTGAACAGGAGACCTCCGAGAACATGGACAGACGTGGAGCGATAGGAAACCAGATCGAACAGCTCGAACACGGAAGTGAAGGTTCCCTGGCAAGGGTAATGCAGGAAAGCCTTCTGGGAGACCTTCACGAAAAGTCAAGGGAATGGGCATCCCTGGTCCTTGCCCGGAAAGTCCTTGCCAAAGCAATCGAAGTCTATGAAAAAGAAAGGCAGCCCGCAGTCATCGTGGAAGCCCAGGCCTTTTTCACAAAGGTCACTGGAGGCAGGTACACGCGGATTTATTCTCCGCTCAACTCTTCCGAGATTTACGTTGAAGACCGGGAAGGCCGCCAGAAGAGCGTCCAGGAACTCAGCCGGGGAACAGCTGAACAGCTTTATCTCTCCCTGCGTTTCGGTTTTATAAGGGAATTCGGGAGGCATTCGGAATCTCTTCCTGTCGTTTTTGATGACGTGCTGGTAAACTTTGACCCCGAACGCTGCAAAAGCACCTGTGAAGCCATAAAGGACCTTGTCCCGGGCAACCAGCTCTTTTATTTCACCTGCCACCCCGAAACCGTAGAAATTCTTGCAGGAAGGTTCCCGGAAGCCCGGATTGTAGACCTTGATGCGGTGTAATAAGGGAGTTGAAGCATAAAATAGTCAGACTAAAAGAATTAAAACTAAAACGTTTATGTATAAATTGTCGTGAAGCCCTTTAATCTGGGAACCGGATTCCAATTCCGGTTCCTGGTTTTTAGATATCACCTGGTTTTTATCTTATGTACTTTATATCAGATTTCAGGATTACATTGTAAGCAAATCCTCTGAATCTACAGTTCTCAACTTGCCGTATATTTCAGAAAAAGTCATTCTACCAGCTCATTTTTTAATTGACCTTACAGATTAACACCATCACAATACAACCTGAACCCACACCCCTTGCAGATTTCAGGATCCTCTGTCTCCTTAAACCCATGCTCAAAATCATGGGCAATATTTCGTGCAGTTTGGACCATAGCGTCAATTGCCCTACTGTCAAGGGGACTTACCCGGCCTTCAGTGCTGCCGTACTTTCCATCCTCCTGCAACTCAAAAACGCGAGGTTTTTCCAGAGCTAGCATATCAAGCGTGAGCCTCTTCACCCGATATTCCGGATGCATGTGTTCAAAACCTTTTGCGTAAAGCAGAAGCTGTCTTGAACGGTCTTCGGGGCTTACATCATATTTTCCGGTTTTGTAATCGATAATTTCAACCTCTTTTGTGGAGGGGTCAAGCAAATCGATCCGGTCGATCTTTCCCCTGAAAACAAATCCTTCGATAGGAACACTAAACCATTTTTCAACCATGAGATTATTTGAAATCCGGTCTTTATTTCGGAGCCAGAATACTTCAAAAAGAGGAAAAGTTGATTCCAGATCCACATACATCCATTCAGGCTTTTTATGAAGATTTTCAACTATCTTGTAGAGTGCCTGCTTTTCCGAAACTTTTTCTTTAACTGCAATCTCTAGCACCTCATGCACGAAACTTCCCTTTGCCATGACTCCTGTCGAATCTTCGTTCTTTCGGCTTGGCATGCGCAGGATTTCCTGTAATTCATACTGTCTCGGACAGTTTTCGTACAACTTCAAAGTGGAAAAGCTGAACCCAAACGCCTCCGGATTGAATCTCAAGCCGTTGCTTCTGGTCTCCACTTTTGAGAGGATCTCTCCTGCTTTTTCAGTCGGATCTACAAGGTCCCATTTTTGCTTCAATTCTTCTAGATAGTTTCCACATCCACCATCTCTTAGAGCCCTGTAGACCATCAAGTAGTGTACAGCTTCTTCAAGATCCTTATCAAGAGCCTCAATAAGCAGTCGAACACATTTGTTTTTCTCTCTTTCAAGCTCGTTGTCCTTTACAAGACCTGCGGTTTTAACCTCAAGGTCTTTCCGATAAGACAGGCTCAACTCATCAAAAGCGATTTCCTTTTCCATATCACCTTTTGTCCTATCAGCTGTATCGGTGTTTATATCCCGCCAGTGGTCATACCCGATTTCCATTAGAAACTCAGAGGGTTCTTTCTCCTTACCACCATATTCCAGAGAAAGAGTTAGTATAAGGTCTTCTTTTGCTCTTGTAAAGGCTACATAGCAGAGCCTGCGTTCCTCTTCGAGCTTGATCTCTTTTTTCCGCTCACGGATTGCCTTTTCAAGTGCGGTTTTGCTCAGGCCCATTGAAAATAGATCCCTGTACTGGTTCATCATTTCCAGTGGAATCAGGGGTTCCTGCCCGCCCCTGAATAGAGGAAATTTGTCCTTTGCCATGCTGGTCACAAAAACGACCCTGAATTCGAGTCCCTTTGCTGCATGGATACTCATTAGGCTTACAGCATCATCCTCCCTGATCTTTGCCGATGCAGGGTTGCCTCCCATTTCGTCCAGAATCTCCAGATAATCAATGAAGCCAAAAAGCTCTCTGTTGTAGAATTGTTCATAATTCTTTGCCATTTCGTGCAGGTTTCTCAGGTTCAGGAAAGCTTCCCTGGCTTTCAGCGTATCCAGCCTATTAAGGTGCCTCATAAGCCCACTGTGATCATAAATTTCAAGCAAAAGATCAGAAACATCCAGCAGGTTTTTCTCACCAAGGACCCTGATTGTTTCTTTAACCTTTCCAATAGTATTGCACCCATTTTCACTTAATCTGATCTCATCAAGATGATGGTAGATAGCTTCCTGAAAAGAAATCTTGTTTTTCTTGATGAACTCCCCTATCTGAACGGAGTCACGGTTCTCCAGGCCATTATTGTAATGAAAGAGCCGCCACCAGGCCTCCGTTCCTCTGGGAGTCGGGTCCGTGAGGTTATTTAATATATAGAGATAGGAAAGCACTGTTTTGATTTCGGGCTGTTTTAGATAATCAGCATCGTCTTTC
The Methanosarcina sp. WWM596 DNA segment above includes these coding regions:
- a CDS encoding ATP-dependent helicase: MLEKLLATLTSKQIDAVEHTSGPLLILAGAGTGKTTTITSKIACMIKVQRVKPEKILALTFSREAARNMEKKIHELLGQGTDVKVSTFHAFCAELIRDNSEKCGVSEQFTIFEDIDSAILLYKELGTSPRNAALYSSTIAKAKDLNISIDEFKAYLETKKESLLEFAEESRLEQFYTECKINLNTFHLKDKSQQKALKNEKKNWQDFIGLYEEYRKYADFTHAWVTYEEKKRALNCLDYGDLNRIALEFLNTCGTAELNDTYTHIIVDEFQDTNYVQFELIKHLTAREQNITVVADANQSIYAFRGAYSNNIEDFKKQFGISEKDIVSLDVSFRSTNKILRVAHKLISQNYPEDRKSECILLKNCNNNKGRNVVIQETKDEGEEARKVVEQIESYIEKGIPLNEIAVLYRTHNQGRQIRQALQRREIPVVVKDDADYLKQPEIKTVLSYLYILNNLTDPTPRGTEAWWRLFHYNNGLENRDSVQIGEFIKKNKISFQEAIYHHLDEIRLSENGCNTIGKVKETIRVLGEKNLLDVSDLLLEIYDHSGLMRHLNRLDTLKAREAFLNLRNLHEMAKNYEQFYNRELFGFIDYLEILDEMGGNPASAKIREDDAVSLMSIHAAKGLEFRVVFVTSMAKDKFPLFRGGQEPLIPLEMMNQYRDLFSMGLSKTALEKAIRERKKEIKLEEERRLCYVAFTRAKEDLILTLSLEYGGKEKEPSEFLMEIGYDHWRDINTDTADRTKGDMEKEIAFDELSLSYRKDLEVKTAGLVKDNELEREKNKCVRLLIEALDKDLEEAVHYLMVYRALRDGGCGNYLEELKQKWDLVDPTEKAGEILSKVETRSNGLRFNPEAFGFSFSTLKLYENCPRQYELQEILRMPSRKNEDSTGVMAKGSFVHEVLEIAVKEKVSEKQALYKIVENLHKKPEWMYVDLESTFPLFEVFWLRNKDRISNNLMVEKWFSVPIEGFVFRGKIDRIDLLDPSTKEVEIIDYKTGKYDVSPEDRSRQLLLYAKGFEHMHPEYRVKRLTLDMLALEKPRVFELQEDGKYGSTEGRVSPLDSRAIDAMVQTARNIAHDFEHGFKETEDPEICKGCGFRLYCDGVNL
- a CDS encoding AAA family ATPase, with the translated sequence MKIDAIHIDGFGKFSKLSVEDLPSGLVILTGANEAGKSTLFTFIRRMFFGIPNTRCNLYPPLEGGQHGGRLVVIDSERKRWVIERNTGRKDDVKVVLPNGNTGSKTELLKLLGHADRNVFENIYAFGLEELQSFETLNDQSINSKLYSAGTGVGVSIPELMKSINNMESNLYKPRGRKPLINELLRKIRKTNDEIAEFEEAQKKYDTLHLELEQRNLEIDQLKEKSQNIRKKLNHVQNLLSVWDDWRALQESKTDLGTLPELGSFPEKGEEKLERLLDKIEGIREDVSRLEQDLEKNAVNERNLSPDESLLRQKDAVLELESGLGKYRSEVKTLPTLEAKLKQEEARLSELLLELGPDWDEEALNHFDRSIPAKETVIKMRKAVEEIEAKIKEIQNELKQVLTSIERVLQEKDVFEESLLVYRNQVIELGNGIEKYRADKNSLLSETREVQARKAELKETLLGLGEGWDETTLARFEHSTPSKENVLAKRREMEETEKTIERYHDRLELALGEIEEVREEIEALEEKLGAYSKLPDPEEVKQGLEAISYLRVKQPLLREKENELKNLEKDLEKEEMLFAAFRPRETEHEEGLPLWPAEMLLLAGSMGLIYEYINGALLPGLGIFFLLFATSAIYFLKARKKPSSQPSSPPAGEERLKGTEARKQKAQDSKEKLSGEIATLKEYMKIQAKKCGFEDIPDSSVREQKANELQRVLLDLKTAGELRQGKDKLRKKLEKLDAAYQELEGKLKSGEKKQEEVRQEWKEWLLSSGLDLELSPEHVLEHLSTIKACLEKQKSVKELEKQVQIRVAAVKKYEEKALGVLEACERPVSGITLDSEIAKLREDVSFAYNQAERMRTLELESESLEHKKEELEARLLEERTQRDALSEKWTLWLGDYGLDPSLSVESVLEIFSVIRTCFDRQRTIRSLEEQIASGKTSIEAYEAKVAGVLQECRCPFFGLSFDTQVEKLRSNLEEASEEARKLEQLKMRSKELKIEVQAAREKSETAEKELAVLLESGSAATEEEFRENARHWAQRTELENKVREAEQQIRRVSGDGEKYKLFVEELQALDPPSLEEKKRRLEECLETLEQETSENMDRRGAIGNQIEQLEHGSEGSLARVMQESLLGDLHEKSREWASLVLARKVLAKAIEVYEKERQPAVIVEAQAFFTKVTGGRYTRIYSPLNSSEIYVEDREGRQKSVQELSRGTAEQLYLSLRFGFIREFGRHSESLPVVFDDVLVNFDPERCKSTCEAIKDLVPGNQLFYFTCHPETVEILAGRFPEARIVDLDAV